A DNA window from Massilia putida contains the following coding sequences:
- the acnA gene encoding aconitate hydratase AcnA has translation MSHNTLNTLKEFPLAGGQTGRFYSLPALAESLGVNLSRLPVSIRIVLESVLRNCDGKKVTEEHVRQLANWAPTATRTDEIPFVVARVVLQDFTGVPLLADLAAMRNVAAKTGLDPKKIEPLVPVDLVVDHSVTIDHFRTPDALDLNMKIEFQRNNERYQFMKWGMQAFDTFGVVPPGFGIVHQVNLEYLARGVMKNDGMYYPDTLVGTDSHTTMINGVGVVGWGVGGIEAEAGMLGQPVYFLTPDVIGVNLTGVLREGCTATDLVLTITEMLRKEKVVGKFVEFFGEGTASLSTTDRATIGNMAPEYGATMGFFPVDEKTVEYFRGTGRTEEELTAFENYFKAQHLFGIPKEGEIDYTRVLHLDLSTVTPSLAGPKRPQDRIELGNVKTNFTELFSKPTSENGFNKSPEDLSKVYETTNGVRVKNGDVLIAAITSCTNTSNPSVLLAAGLLAKKAVEKGLTVAPHIKTSLAPGSRVVTNYLEAAGLLPYLTQLGFGVTAYGCTTCIGNAGDLTPELNAAITSNDIIAAAVLSGNRNFEARIHPNIRSNFLASPPLVVAYAIAGNVTRDLMTEPVGKGSDGVDVYLGDIWPTSQEIHDLMKFAMNSDVFKANYADVKGNPGALWEAVSSVSGQVYDWPESTYIAEPPFFADFEMTPKAAAAGVQGARALGVFGDSITTDHISPAGSIKEDGPAGKWLKDHGVIKADFNSYGSRRGNHEIMMRGTFANVRIKNKMIPPKADGSAVEGGITIHQPSGEQLSIYDAAMKYIAEGTPTMIFAGEEYGTGSSRDWAAKGTQLLGVKAVIARSFERIHRSNLVGMGVLPLQFLGDDSVETLGITGNETYDLKGLEGEIRPQMQATLVIHRADGSTKETSVLLRIDTPIEVDYYKHGGILPFVLRQLLAA, from the coding sequence ATGTCTCACAACACGTTGAATACGCTGAAGGAATTCCCGCTCGCAGGCGGACAGACCGGCCGGTTCTATTCCCTCCCTGCGCTCGCCGAGTCGCTGGGCGTGAACCTGTCGCGCCTGCCGGTATCGATCCGTATCGTCCTCGAATCCGTGCTGCGCAACTGCGACGGCAAGAAGGTCACCGAAGAGCACGTACGCCAGCTGGCGAACTGGGCACCGACCGCTACCCGCACCGACGAGATCCCGTTCGTCGTCGCCCGCGTCGTCCTGCAGGACTTCACCGGCGTGCCGCTGCTGGCCGACCTGGCCGCGATGCGCAACGTCGCCGCCAAGACCGGCCTTGACCCGAAGAAGATCGAGCCGCTGGTCCCGGTGGACCTGGTCGTCGACCACTCGGTCACCATCGACCACTTCCGCACCCCGGACGCGCTCGACCTGAACATGAAGATCGAGTTCCAGCGCAATAACGAGCGCTACCAGTTCATGAAGTGGGGCATGCAGGCGTTCGACACGTTCGGCGTCGTGCCGCCGGGCTTCGGCATCGTGCACCAGGTGAACCTGGAGTACCTGGCACGCGGCGTGATGAAAAACGACGGCATGTACTATCCGGACACGCTGGTCGGCACCGACTCGCACACCACCATGATCAACGGCGTGGGCGTCGTGGGCTGGGGCGTGGGCGGCATCGAGGCGGAAGCCGGCATGCTGGGCCAGCCGGTCTACTTCCTGACCCCGGACGTCATCGGCGTCAACCTGACCGGCGTGCTGCGCGAAGGCTGCACCGCGACCGACCTCGTGCTGACCATCACCGAGATGCTGCGCAAGGAAAAAGTCGTCGGCAAGTTCGTGGAATTCTTCGGCGAAGGCACCGCGTCGCTGTCGACCACCGACCGCGCCACCATCGGCAACATGGCACCGGAATACGGCGCGACGATGGGCTTCTTCCCGGTCGACGAAAAGACCGTCGAATACTTCCGCGGCACCGGCCGCACCGAAGAAGAACTGACCGCCTTCGAGAACTACTTCAAGGCCCAGCACCTGTTCGGCATCCCGAAAGAAGGCGAGATCGACTACACCCGCGTGCTGCACCTGGACCTGTCGACCGTCACCCCGTCGCTGGCCGGCCCGAAGCGTCCGCAGGACCGCATCGAACTGGGCAACGTGAAGACCAACTTCACCGAGCTGTTCTCCAAGCCGACGAGCGAAAACGGCTTCAACAAGTCGCCGGAAGACCTGTCGAAAGTCTACGAGACGACCAATGGCGTGCGCGTGAAGAACGGCGACGTGCTGATCGCCGCGATCACCTCGTGCACCAACACGTCGAACCCGAGCGTGCTGCTGGCCGCGGGCCTGCTGGCCAAGAAGGCCGTCGAAAAAGGCCTCACGGTCGCACCGCACATCAAGACCTCGCTGGCCCCGGGCTCGCGCGTCGTCACCAACTACCTGGAAGCGGCCGGCCTGCTGCCTTACCTGACGCAGCTCGGCTTCGGCGTGACCGCGTACGGCTGCACCACCTGCATCGGCAACGCCGGCGACCTGACCCCGGAACTGAACGCCGCGATCACGTCGAACGACATCATCGCCGCCGCCGTCCTGTCGGGCAACCGTAACTTCGAAGCGCGCATCCATCCGAACATCCGCTCGAACTTCCTGGCCTCGCCGCCGCTGGTCGTCGCCTACGCGATCGCCGGCAACGTCACGCGCGACCTGATGACGGAACCGGTCGGCAAGGGCTCGGACGGCGTCGACGTCTACCTTGGCGACATCTGGCCGACCTCGCAAGAGATCCACGACCTGATGAAGTTCGCGATGAATTCCGACGTCTTCAAGGCCAACTACGCCGACGTCAAGGGCAACCCCGGCGCGCTGTGGGAAGCCGTGTCGTCGGTGTCGGGCCAGGTCTACGACTGGCCGGAGTCGACGTACATCGCCGAGCCGCCGTTCTTCGCCGACTTCGAGATGACCCCGAAAGCGGCTGCGGCGGGTGTCCAGGGCGCGCGCGCACTGGGCGTGTTCGGCGACTCGATCACCACCGACCACATCTCCCCGGCCGGTTCGATCAAGGAAGACGGTCCGGCCGGTAAATGGCTGAAGGACCACGGCGTCATCAAGGCCGACTTCAACTCGTACGGCTCGCGCCGCGGCAATCACGAGATCATGATGCGCGGTACGTTCGCGAACGTCCGCATCAAGAACAAGATGATTCCGCCGAAGGCCGACGGTTCCGCGGTCGAGGGCGGCATCACCATCCACCAGCCGAGCGGCGAACAGCTGTCGATCTACGACGCGGCCATGAAGTACATCGCGGAAGGCACCCCGACGATGATCTTCGCGGGCGAAGAATACGGCACCGGTTCCTCGCGCGACTGGGCCGCCAAGGGCACCCAGCTCTTGGGCGTGAAGGCCGTGATCGCCCGTTCGTTCGAGCGCATCCACCGTTCCAACCTGGTCGGCATGGGCGTGCTGCCGCTGCAATTCCTCGGCGACGACAGCGTCGAGACGCTGGGCATCACCGGCAACGAGACCTATGACCTGAAGGGCCTGGAAGGCGAGATCCGTCCGCAGATGCAGGCGACCCTCGTGATCCACCGCGCCGACGGTTCGACCAAGGAAACGTCGGTCCTGCTGCGCATCGACACGCCGATCGAAGTGGACTACTACAAGCATGGCGGCATCCTGCCGTTCGTGCTGCGCCAACTGCTGGCGGCATAA
- the sdhD gene encoding succinate dehydrogenase, hydrophobic membrane anchor protein produces MATTPKNIGQRRLVVGAHYGMRDWLAQRVTAIVMVVFTVILLASFLTGQNFTYEGWAGLFARQWFKLFTMVTFFGLFYHVWVGIRDIWMDYVKPVGIRLTLQIATVLWLLACAAWTVQILWSV; encoded by the coding sequence ATGGCTACTACCCCCAAGAACATCGGACAGCGCCGCCTCGTCGTCGGCGCGCACTACGGCATGCGCGACTGGCTGGCCCAGCGCGTCACCGCCATCGTGATGGTCGTCTTCACCGTCATCCTCTTGGCCTCGTTCCTGACCGGCCAGAATTTCACCTACGAAGGCTGGGCCGGCCTGTTCGCCCGCCAGTGGTTCAAGCTTTTCACGATGGTCACGTTCTTCGGCCTGTTCTACCACGTGTGGGTCGGCATCCGTGACATCTGGATGGACTACGTCAAACCGGTCGGCATCCGCCTGACCCTGCAGATCGCCACGGTGCTCTGGCTGCTCGCCTGCGCCGCCTGGACTGTGCAAATTCTCTGGAGCGTGTAA
- a CDS encoding malate dehydrogenase: protein MAKTPKRVAVTGAAGQIGYSLLFRIANGDMLGKDQPVILQLLEIDNEKAQKALKGVMMELEDCAFPLLAGMTAHSDPMTAFKDADVALLVGARPRGPGMERKDLLEANAQIFTVQGKALDAVASRDVKVLVVGNPANTNAHIAMKSAPNLPAKNFTAMLRLDHNRALSQVAAKTGKAVGDIEKMVVWGNHSPTMYADYRFATVDGQSVKDLINDDEWNRNTFLPTVGKRGAAIIDARGASSAASAANAAIDHVRDWVLGTGGKWTTMGVPSDGSYGIPEGIVFGYPVTTENGEYKIVQGLEIDQFSQERINLTLNELNEERAGVAHLLGK, encoded by the coding sequence ATGGCTAAAACCCCTAAGCGCGTTGCCGTTACCGGCGCGGCCGGCCAGATCGGCTATTCCCTGCTGTTCCGCATCGCCAACGGCGACATGCTGGGCAAGGACCAGCCGGTCATTCTGCAGCTGCTCGAAATCGACAACGAAAAGGCACAGAAGGCGCTGAAAGGCGTCATGATGGAACTGGAAGACTGCGCATTCCCGCTGCTGGCCGGCATGACCGCCCACAGCGATCCGATGACCGCGTTCAAGGATGCGGACGTCGCCCTGCTGGTCGGCGCCCGTCCGCGCGGCCCGGGCATGGAGCGTAAAGACCTGCTGGAAGCCAACGCCCAGATCTTCACGGTGCAGGGCAAGGCGCTGGACGCCGTCGCGTCGCGTGACGTGAAAGTCCTGGTGGTCGGCAACCCGGCCAACACCAACGCCCACATCGCGATGAAGTCGGCCCCGAACCTGCCGGCCAAGAACTTCACCGCCATGCTGCGCCTGGACCACAACCGCGCCCTGTCGCAAGTCGCGGCCAAGACCGGCAAGGCCGTCGGCGACATCGAGAAGATGGTCGTCTGGGGCAACCACTCGCCGACCATGTACGCCGACTACCGCTTCGCCACCGTCGACGGCCAGTCGGTCAAGGACCTGATCAACGACGACGAATGGAACCGCAACACGTTCCTGCCGACCGTCGGCAAGCGCGGCGCCGCCATCATCGACGCCCGCGGCGCATCGTCGGCCGCCTCGGCCGCCAACGCCGCCATCGACCACGTGCGTGACTGGGTGCTGGGCACGGGCGGCAAGTGGACCACGATGGGCGTGCCCTCGGACGGTTCGTACGGCATTCCGGAAGGCATCGTCTTCGGCTACCCGGTGACCACCGAAAACGGCGAGTACAAGATCGTGCAAGGCCTGGAAATCGACCAGTTCTCGCAAGAGCGTATCAACCTGACGCTGAACGAACTGAACGAAGAGCGCGCAGGCGTCGCTCACCTGCTGGGCAAGTAA
- the sdhC gene encoding succinate dehydrogenase, cytochrome b556 subunit, translated as MSEAVKNAQKRGQPIRNVSITDITMNYKQPPSAIVSILHRISGFVLFLFLPFLLYLFEQSIRSEISFAHFAGIVSHPFTKIVILGLSWGYLHHFCAGIRHLFMDNHMALDKDASQRTARYVLIVSLVLTLLVALKLFGVF; from the coding sequence ATGTCCGAAGCCGTGAAAAACGCGCAAAAAAGAGGGCAGCCGATCCGTAATGTGAGCATTACGGACATCACGATGAATTACAAACAGCCGCCGTCGGCGATCGTGTCGATCCTGCACCGTATCAGCGGCTTCGTGCTGTTCCTCTTCCTGCCGTTCCTGCTCTACCTGTTCGAGCAAAGCATCCGCTCCGAGATCTCGTTCGCGCACTTCGCCGGGATCGTCAGCCATCCGTTCACGAAGATCGTCATCCTGGGCCTGTCCTGGGGCTACCTGCACCATTTCTGCGCCGGTATCCGCCACCTGTTCATGGACAACCACATGGCGCTCGACAAGGATGCGTCGCAGCGCACCGCGCGCTACGTGCTGATCGTAAGCCTGGTCCTGACGCTGCTGGTCGCTCTCAAACTGTTCGGAGTGTTTTAA
- a CDS encoding HpcH/HpaI aldolase/citrate lyase family protein, translated as MHPSEVLFQGQRQPLLLPACDHYAGSEKLMRKSMALQQELGPIFDITFDCEDGASAGDERAHAELVASLVNSDDNRFNRIGARLHDVGSPHFEQDVEIIVGAAAHKLAYVVLPKPDSLEDVLRAQETVNRAAAKAGRAAAKPLPLHVLIETHGALHDVYAIAALPQVESLSFGIMDFVSAHYGAVPAAAMRTPGQFTHPLVVRAKLEMVAACHAHDKVPSHNVTTEIKDSAVVANDAQRAAAEFGFTRMWSIHPDQIKPIVKAFTPRLAEVNEATSILLAAMAKDWGPIAHAGRLHDRASYRYYWTVLQRAKLAGLALPDAAAALVNQPESI; from the coding sequence ATGCACCCTTCCGAGGTTTTATTCCAGGGTCAGCGCCAGCCGCTGCTGCTCCCTGCCTGCGACCACTACGCCGGCAGCGAGAAGCTGATGCGCAAGTCGATGGCCCTGCAACAAGAGCTTGGTCCCATTTTCGACATCACCTTCGACTGCGAGGACGGCGCCAGCGCCGGCGACGAGCGCGCCCATGCGGAGCTGGTGGCATCGCTCGTCAATAGCGACGACAACCGCTTCAACCGCATCGGCGCCCGCCTGCACGACGTCGGGAGCCCGCATTTCGAGCAGGACGTCGAGATCATCGTGGGCGCCGCCGCGCACAAGCTCGCCTACGTCGTGCTGCCCAAGCCCGACAGCCTTGAAGACGTGCTGCGCGCGCAGGAAACCGTCAACCGCGCGGCCGCGAAAGCGGGGCGCGCCGCGGCGAAGCCGCTCCCGCTGCACGTGCTGATCGAGACGCACGGCGCCCTGCACGACGTCTACGCCATCGCCGCCCTGCCCCAGGTCGAGTCGCTGTCGTTCGGCATCATGGATTTCGTCTCCGCGCACTACGGCGCGGTACCGGCGGCCGCGATGCGTACGCCGGGTCAATTTACCCATCCCCTCGTCGTCCGGGCGAAGCTGGAGATGGTTGCGGCATGTCATGCGCATGACAAAGTCCCTTCGCATAATGTGACGACCGAGATCAAGGACAGCGCGGTCGTCGCCAACGATGCCCAGCGTGCCGCCGCCGAATTCGGCTTTACGCGCATGTGGAGCATCCATCCCGATCAGATCAAGCCGATCGTCAAGGCGTTCACGCCGCGCCTGGCGGAAGTGAACGAGGCGACGAGCATCCTGCTTGCGGCGATGGCGAAAGACTGGGGCCCGATTGCCCACGCCGGCCGCTTGCACGACCGCGCCAGCTACCGATATTATTGGACGGTGTTGCAGCGCGCGAAGCTGGCCGGCCTTGCGCTGCCGGATGCCGCGGCGGCACTCGTCAATCAACCGGAATCCATCTGA
- a CDS encoding GntR family transcriptional regulator gives MNQAPSNPNSNGATTTSAGSAVGGAAPSPTFSPLYQQIKALITQSLQSGEWKPGELIPSEVELAGRYKVSQGTVRKAIDELAAEHLVVRRQGKGTFVATHNEARAHFRFLKLMPDEGVPQHFEHEYLEVKRIRAPADVARLLDLKSGDAVVYIKRLMSDGGAPTILEELWLPGQLFKGLTAERLAEYKGPMYGLFESEFGTRMIRASEKIRAVAADAATAQALKVAEGTPLLCADRVSFTYGDKAVELRRGLYLTAKHHYQNELS, from the coding sequence ATGAACCAAGCCCCGTCCAATCCGAACAGCAATGGCGCCACGACTACGAGCGCCGGCAGCGCTGTCGGCGGCGCGGCGCCATCCCCCACATTCTCCCCGCTTTACCAGCAGATCAAGGCGCTCATCACGCAGAGCCTGCAGTCCGGCGAGTGGAAGCCGGGCGAACTGATTCCCAGCGAAGTCGAGCTGGCCGGCCGCTACAAGGTCAGCCAGGGCACCGTGCGCAAGGCCATCGACGAGCTCGCCGCCGAGCACCTCGTCGTGCGCCGCCAGGGTAAAGGCACCTTCGTCGCCACCCACAACGAGGCGCGCGCCCACTTCCGTTTCCTCAAGCTGATGCCCGACGAAGGCGTCCCCCAGCATTTTGAACACGAATACCTCGAAGTCAAGCGCATTCGTGCGCCGGCCGACGTGGCGCGCCTGCTCGACCTGAAATCGGGCGACGCCGTCGTCTATATCAAACGGCTGATGAGCGACGGCGGTGCGCCGACCATTCTGGAAGAACTCTGGCTGCCGGGGCAGTTGTTCAAAGGGCTGACGGCCGAGCGCCTGGCGGAATACAAGGGCCCGATGTACGGCCTGTTCGAATCGGAATTCGGCACGCGCATGATCCGCGCGTCCGAGAAAATCCGGGCGGTGGCGGCCGATGCGGCGACCGCGCAAGCGTTGAAGGTGGCGGAAGGCACGCCGCTGCTGTGCGCGGACCGGGTGTCGTTCACGTACGGGGACAAAGCGGTGGAATTGCGGCGCGGGTTGTATCTGACTGCGAAGCATCATTACCAAAACGAATTGTCCTGA
- the sdhA gene encoding succinate dehydrogenase flavoprotein subunit encodes MAAINNNIPVRHFDVVIVGAGGSGLRAALQLSEAGLNVAVLSKVFPTRSHTVAAQGGIGASLGNMSEDDWYWHMFDTVKGSDYLGDQDAIEFMCREAPKVVYELEHFGMPFDRNPDGTIYQRPFGGHTANFGEKPVQRACAAADRTGHALLHTLYQRNVRSRTHFFVEWQALDLVRNADGDVLGVVALEMETGDVMMLQAKTTVFATGGAGRIFAASTNAFINTGDGLGMAARAGIPLQDMEFWQFHPTGVAGAGVLITEGVRGEGGILINANGERFMERYAPTLKDLAPRDFVSRSMDQEIKEGRGVGPNKDHVLLDLRHIGADTIRKRLPSILEIGHKFANVDATKEPIPVVPTIHYQMGGIPTNIHGQVVVPDGTGSQKVVNGLYAIGECSCVSVHGANRLGTNSLLDLVVFGRAAGNHIVAQNLKEQGNRALPKDFADYALGRLNRLENSTGGEKVQDVANAIRATMQKHCGVFRTQALMDEGVKEIMALDERRKHVSFKDKSKVFNTARIEAIELDNLIEVAKATVVSAAARKESRGAHAHSDYEQRDDVNWMKHTLFYSEGNRLDYKPVVTKPLTVDTFKPKPRTF; translated from the coding sequence GTGGCAGCAATCAACAACAACATCCCCGTCCGTCACTTCGACGTGGTCATCGTCGGCGCCGGCGGTTCCGGCCTGCGCGCCGCGCTGCAATTGTCCGAAGCGGGCCTGAACGTGGCCGTGCTGTCGAAAGTCTTCCCGACCCGCTCGCACACCGTCGCCGCCCAGGGCGGCATCGGCGCCTCGCTGGGCAACATGAGCGAGGACGACTGGTACTGGCACATGTTCGACACCGTGAAAGGGTCGGACTACCTGGGCGACCAGGACGCCATCGAATTCATGTGCCGCGAAGCGCCGAAGGTCGTGTACGAGCTCGAACACTTCGGCATGCCGTTCGACCGCAACCCGGACGGTACGATCTACCAGCGTCCGTTCGGCGGCCACACGGCGAACTTCGGCGAGAAGCCGGTGCAGCGCGCCTGCGCCGCCGCCGACCGTACCGGCCACGCGCTGCTGCACACGCTGTATCAGCGTAACGTCCGCTCGCGCACCCACTTCTTCGTCGAGTGGCAGGCGCTGGACCTGGTGCGCAACGCCGACGGCGACGTGCTGGGCGTCGTCGCGCTCGAGATGGAAACGGGCGACGTCATGATGCTGCAGGCGAAAACGACCGTGTTCGCCACGGGCGGCGCGGGCCGCATCTTCGCCGCCTCGACCAACGCCTTCATCAACACCGGCGACGGCCTGGGCATGGCGGCGCGTGCCGGCATCCCGCTGCAGGACATGGAGTTCTGGCAGTTCCACCCGACCGGCGTGGCCGGCGCGGGCGTCCTGATCACGGAAGGCGTGCGCGGCGAAGGCGGTATCCTGATCAACGCCAACGGCGAACGCTTCATGGAGCGCTATGCGCCGACCTTGAAAGACCTGGCGCCGCGCGACTTCGTGTCGCGTTCGATGGACCAGGAAATCAAGGAAGGCCGCGGCGTCGGCCCGAACAAGGACCACGTGCTGCTGGACCTGCGCCACATCGGCGCGGACACGATCCGCAAGCGCCTGCCGTCGATCCTGGAAATCGGCCATAAATTCGCCAACGTCGACGCGACCAAGGAACCGATTCCCGTCGTCCCGACCATCCACTACCAGATGGGCGGCATCCCGACCAACATCCACGGCCAGGTCGTCGTCCCCGACGGTACCGGTTCGCAGAAAGTGGTCAACGGTTTGTATGCGATCGGCGAATGCTCGTGCGTGTCGGTGCACGGCGCGAACCGCCTGGGCACGAACTCGCTGCTCGACCTGGTGGTGTTCGGCCGCGCGGCCGGCAACCACATCGTCGCGCAGAACCTGAAGGAGCAGGGCAACCGCGCGCTGCCGAAGGATTTCGCGGACTACGCGCTGGGCCGTCTGAACCGCCTGGAAAACTCGACGGGCGGCGAGAAGGTGCAGGACGTGGCCAACGCCATCCGCGCCACGATGCAGAAGCACTGCGGCGTGTTCCGTACGCAGGCGCTGATGGACGAAGGCGTCAAGGAAATCATGGCGCTGGACGAGCGCCGCAAGCACGTCTCGTTCAAGGACAAATCGAAGGTGTTCAACACGGCGCGCATCGAAGCGATCGAGCTGGACAACCTGATCGAAGTGGCCAAGGCGACCGTGGTGTCGGCCGCGGCGCGCAAGGAATCGCGCGGCGCCCACGCCCACAGCGACTACGAGCAGCGCGACGATGTGAACTGGATGAAGCACACCCTGTTCTACTCGGAAGGCAACCGTCTCGACTACAAGCCGGTCGTGACCAAGCCGCTCACCGTCGACACGTTCAAACCGAAGCCCCGCACGTTCTAA
- a CDS encoding Fe2+-dependent dioxygenase: MMLHIPAVLTPDQVRDMRARLAATDWIDGRASVGSQGAQVKRNRQLAEGSPLAVELGQIVSAALMANPLFFSSVLPLRILPPYFNSYAGGEHYGPHVDGAIRAQRGASPVRADVSCTVFLSDPDDYDGGGLTVVDTYGTHEVKLPAGDAIVYASTSVHEVQPVTRGERVASFLWVQSMVRDDWKRAMLFELDTTIQALRARHGDGPELVALTGHYHNLLRMWAET; the protein is encoded by the coding sequence ATGATGCTGCATATCCCGGCCGTGCTCACGCCGGACCAGGTGCGGGACATGCGCGCGCGCCTGGCCGCGACCGACTGGATCGACGGCCGCGCCAGCGTCGGCAGCCAGGGCGCGCAGGTCAAGCGCAACCGCCAGCTGGCGGAGGGTTCTCCGCTGGCCGTGGAGCTTGGGCAGATCGTCAGCGCCGCGCTGATGGCCAACCCGCTGTTCTTTTCGAGCGTGCTGCCGCTGCGCATCCTGCCGCCTTACTTCAACAGCTACGCGGGCGGCGAGCATTACGGCCCGCACGTCGACGGCGCGATCCGCGCGCAACGGGGCGCGTCTCCGGTGCGCGCGGATGTGTCATGCACCGTGTTCCTGAGCGATCCCGACGACTACGATGGCGGCGGGCTGACCGTCGTCGACACGTACGGCACGCACGAGGTGAAGCTGCCGGCGGGCGATGCGATCGTCTACGCGTCGACGAGCGTGCACGAGGTGCAGCCGGTCACGCGCGGCGAGCGCGTGGCGTCGTTCCTGTGGGTGCAGAGCATGGTGCGCGACGACTGGAAGAGGGCGATGCTGTTCGAGCTGGACACGACCATCCAGGCCTTGCGCGCGCGGCATGGCGACGGGCCGGAGCTCGTGGCGCTCACGGGGCATTATCACAACCTGTTGAGGATGTGGGCGGAGACCTAG